The region GCGAGGCGGCCTGTACCTGCAGCCTGTACGGGGATGCGGTGACCGTGAAGGAAAATGAGAGGGCCATCATCGAAAAGGCATACGACAGCGGATATGCCCTCCCAAATCCTCCCTCCATCCGCACCGGCAAAAAGGTGGCGGTTATCGGATCCGGTCCCGCGGGCCTGGCTGCTGCGGACCAGTTGAATAAACGGGGGCACAGTGTCACTGTATTTGAGCGGAACGATCGTGTGGGCGGCCTGCTGATGTACGGAATACCCAACATGAAGCTGGAAAAATGGGTTATTGACCGCAAAGTGGATGTGATGAAGAAGGAAGGCGTCACCTTTGTGACGGGAGCGGATGTGGGCAGGAATTACCGGGTCAACAAAATAAGGAAGGAATTTGACCGCATCATCCTGGCCTGCGGGGCCTCCAACCCAAGGGATATTGATGTGCCGGGCAGGGACAGCGCAGGCATATACTTTGCAGTAGATTTTCTGAAAGCCGCCACCAAGAGCCTGCTGGATTCCGGGCTGGAGGACGGAAGCTGCATATCGGCAAAGGATAAGCATGTGCTGGTAATCGGAGGCGGAGACACTGGAAATGACTGTGTAGGCACATCCATCCGGCACGGCTGCGCCTCAGTCACCCAACTGGAAATGATGCCCAAACCTCCCGTGGAGCGGGCGGAGAATAATACCTGGCCTGAATGGCCCAGAATCCTCAAGACAGATTACGGCCAGGAGGAGGCCATAAGCGTGTTTGGCTCAGATCCAAGGCAGTACCAGACCACAGTGAAGGAATTCATAAAAGACGGGGAAGGCAAGGTATGCAAGGCCATAATCACAAACCTGGTACCCAGGAAAGACGAGGAAACCGGCCGCACCGTCATGGCAGCCGTGGAAGGCAGCGAGCGTGAAATTCCGGCCGACCTGGTACTCATAGCCGCCGGCTTCACAGGAACCCAAGCCTACGTAGCAGACGCCTTCGGCGTAGAGCTGGACGCCAGGACTAACGTAGCTGCAGAACCCGGCGCCTACCGCACCAGTGCGCAACAGATATTCACAGCCGGCGACATGCACAGAGGCCAGTCCCTGGTAGTATGGGCCATACAAGAAGGCCGCGAAGCCGCCAAAGCCGTAGACAGGGATATGATGGGGTATACAAACCTGTCCTAGCTGCAGGCAGTGCGCATAGAGGCATGGAAGGCCGGGAAGGCAAGCTCGCTTACCTTCCCGGCCTTGCGTGACTCTATGCATACGGTGCCAGCCGTCCATCTTGAAGGAGCGCAGCGGACCTTTACCGAATCGGACTGGCACGCCCGGAGCGGCTTGATAAGGGAAGATATATTTATCTCACATACCACAGGTTGAGATATCACGGGAAGGCGGCCAAGAAAATGATGGATTTCGTGCTGAAACGAAGTCCGCTGGATGAGATATAGTCGATATTCAGACACTATGAAAAAGAGGAAGAATATGTTAGAGTAAAGCAATCAGAACACCTCAGATTATCTCAGAGCATCTCAGACTATATTAGAGCATCTCAGATAATATCAGTGCATATCGGACAATATCAGAGTATCCTGACACTAACCTCCCCCTCCGCATACCAATCCTGTCAAACGCATTCCGCAGAAAACAGCAGCCGGAAAAACGCCGGAAAACCGTCCGTGCGCCGCCAAAGAACCGCTAAAACACTTCCTGATATTATCAGAAAAATCCACACAGTTTCTATTTGACGTCAATAGTCAAAAACTGTATAATTGAGTAAGAATTTGGAAACCTGTGGTGTAACCCAGGGCAGGAGAATAATATGATTGCATTAAAAGCAGAGGATGTGAAGACATTTACATCCAAACTTTTCCTGAAGGAAGATTTTGACAGCTTCCTGGTTAAGGAAGTGAACATTGTCACCTATAATAATTTTACCATCGACGGACACATCAGGCAGGGATATTATACAGACGAGGAGCTGGAGGAGAACCGGATTGAGTCCTTTTCCTCCTGGAAGGTGCTCCGCCCCGTATGTTTTTCGCTGATTAAAGGAAAAAAGCTGCCGGGGAGCTTCCATATTGTCCTGCTGCTTCCTCCTTCGGACACAGAAAAATTCGCTTCCGCTTCCGGAAGCGGTATAAGCGGTGAACAGATACAGGGACTTTATCTGAATATCCGTTACGAAGACGGAGCATTATATTGTGTGACGGGAACTTCGCTGAACTTTTTTACCATGGACAAGGCCCTGGAAAATGAGTGGGACAAGGCGGTGGCAAAGTTCATGCGTTCCCATGAAATAATATGTACCTAACGTACCCGCAGACTCAATAACGGTACTGTGCTGCGTAAGCCCCGCTGTTCAAAGAGGGATTTACGCAATACAGTACCTATATTTAGTATGTCCCAGGAGAAGGGGGAGGATAACATATGGATAAAATGGAATTGTCTAAGAGAGTGGGGCAGCTGGTCAGTGAGGCGGCCTCCAAGGAAGGACGTCTGGAGATGACCCAGGTGCTGGATCATTTCCGGGATGTTCAGATGACACCGGAGGAGATGGAGGAAGTCTATCTGAAGCTGGAGCGCAAAGGTGTCCACATACAGGCTCCCGAGGAACCGGAAGAAGATTTGCCGGAGGGGGAGTTTCTTTTAGACGATGATGCCGAGCTGGAACAGCTGTCCCTGGTTAAGGAAGATTTCCGCTGGGGAAGAGACCGACTGGACCAGGATGATATGCTGGACGGGGGCAGTATAGGTTCCGGAGGCGAAGAAGAGGAAGAGGAGGACTACGACGGATATGGCCAGGAGCGGCTTCTGGAAGGTGTATCCACAGCCGATCCAATCCGTGAATACTTAAAAGAAATCGGCTCCATTCCGCTGCTTACACCAGAGGAGGAATCAGACCTGGCAAGACGCAAGTCAGAAGGCGATGTGGAAGCGGGCCGCAGGCTGGTGGAGGCCAACCTGCGCCTGGTGGTAAGCATTGCCAAACGATATACCGGCAGGGGAATGAGTTTTCTGGACCTGGTTCAGGAGGGAAACCTGGGGCTTATGAAAGCAGTGGAGAAGTTTGACTATGCCAAAGGTTACCGTCTCAGCACCTATGCCACATGGTGGGTGAAGCAGTCCATTACCAGGTCCCTGGCGGACCAGTCCAGGACCATCCGGCTTCCGGTCCACATGGTGGAGGCGGTGAACAAAATCCGCCGTGCCCAGCGCAGCCTGTCCGTGAAACTGGGACGGGAGCCGTCCATGGAGGAAGTGGCTGAGGAAGTGAACATGTCCGAGAAACGGGTGACGGAGCTGATTCAGGCATCGGGTGATACCGTATCCCTGGAAACACCGGTAGGTGACGAGGAGGGCTCCAATCTGGGGGATTTTGTGGCGGACGACACCAATGCTTCCACAGAGGACAAGGCGGAGAGCTTTCTTTTGCGGGAGGAGATTGACAGCATGCTTCAGGGGCTGAATCCCCGGGAGCGTGATGTCATCATTCTGCGTTTTGGCCTGGAGACCGGACATCCCCTGACCCTGGAGGAAGTGGGAAAACGGTTCAACGTAACCAGGGAGCGTATCCGCCAGATTGAGACAGCTGCTCTCAGAAAGCTTCGCAATCCCTCCAAGAGCAAGAAAATCAGGGATTTTCTCCCATAAAAAGGAATTCATTATAGCCCGTTGTATCCAGACGGGAAAATGGTGTAAAAAATGGTGTAAAATTGAGCCTTGACATGATGATTGAAAATTGAATATTTGTACAACTGAATAAGTCCATGAGTATGTAGCTGCATCGCATATTCACGGGCTTATTTATTACCTCTGCGGTGCGCTCATTCCATCTTAAAGGTCAATGTATATATGGCAAAGCGGTATAACACTGTCATGCTATACCGCTATCCCAAATCTGAAGGTATCCTTATGGAACCTACAAAATCAAGCTTCTCCAGGGTAAACGTACACTATTCCTATGTCTTTTTAATCACCTTCCATAACTCTTCATCTTATGACCTTTTCTCCTGCTGATTCAGACTCATATCATTGTAAGCTGTCATATTCAAACTTTCCATATATTTATCTACAACAAGCGCATTGGTCAGAGAACCCGTTACATTAAGCATTGTTCTTGGCATATCGATAATTGGGTCGATAGCCAGAATCGGACTTACCATTGCAAACTGTGCACCCATACCCACGCCAGACAGGCCTACGGAAGCCGCCATAGTTGCAGTACCTGGAATACCTGCGATACCTAATGAACCGATGGTTACAACGAAGATTGTCATTACAATCATGGTAATATCGACTGGAGTTCCAGTTACGTTACATACATAGATAATCAACAGAGATGGAAAGATACCTGCACACCCTTGCATACCTGCAGTCGTGCCGAAACCAGCCACAAAGCTTGCCGTCCCTTGGTTTACCCCCAGTTTCTTAGTCAGAGTTTCAATCGTCATTGGAAGGCAGCCAACGCTAGAACGAGAGGTAAATGCCATTAACATTGTTGCGTAAGATTTCTTTACGTAAGTCATAGGATTCAAACCATTCACTGCCAGCAGGATTAGTTGGATCGTAAACTGCACGGCTGCTGCAACGTAAAGTGCGATGATGAATTTACCAACCTCAAGGATAGAGGA is a window of Enterocloster clostridioformis DNA encoding:
- a CDS encoding glutamate synthase subunit beta; the encoded protein is MGKATGFLEYEREVGRGEAPEERIKNWNEFHTTLSEEEQRRQGARCMDCGVPFCQSGMTIGGMVSGCPLHNLVPEWNDLVYTGNWKQAYNRLKKTNSFPEFTSRVCPAPCEAACTCSLYGDAVTVKENERAIIEKAYDSGYALPNPPSIRTGKKVAVIGSGPAGLAAADQLNKRGHSVTVFERNDRVGGLLMYGIPNMKLEKWVIDRKVDVMKKEGVTFVTGADVGRNYRVNKIRKEFDRIILACGASNPRDIDVPGRDSAGIYFAVDFLKAATKSLLDSGLEDGSCISAKDKHVLVIGGGDTGNDCVGTSIRHGCASVTQLEMMPKPPVERAENNTWPEWPRILKTDYGQEEAISVFGSDPRQYQTTVKEFIKDGEGKVCKAIITNLVPRKDEETGRTVMAAVEGSEREIPADLVLIAAGFTGTQAYVADAFGVELDARTNVAAEPGAYRTSAQQIFTAGDMHRGQSLVVWAIQEGREAAKAVDRDMMGYTNLS
- a CDS encoding DUF5721 family protein, whose translation is MIALKAEDVKTFTSKLFLKEDFDSFLVKEVNIVTYNNFTIDGHIRQGYYTDEELEENRIESFSSWKVLRPVCFSLIKGKKLPGSFHIVLLLPPSDTEKFASASGSGISGEQIQGLYLNIRYEDGALYCVTGTSLNFFTMDKALENEWDKAVAKFMRSHEIICT
- a CDS encoding sigma-70 family RNA polymerase sigma factor; amino-acid sequence: MDKMELSKRVGQLVSEAASKEGRLEMTQVLDHFRDVQMTPEEMEEVYLKLERKGVHIQAPEEPEEDLPEGEFLLDDDAELEQLSLVKEDFRWGRDRLDQDDMLDGGSIGSGGEEEEEEDYDGYGQERLLEGVSTADPIREYLKEIGSIPLLTPEEESDLARRKSEGDVEAGRRLVEANLRLVVSIAKRYTGRGMSFLDLVQEGNLGLMKAVEKFDYAKGYRLSTYATWWVKQSITRSLADQSRTIRLPVHMVEAVNKIRRAQRSLSVKLGREPSMEEVAEEVNMSEKRVTELIQASGDTVSLETPVGDEEGSNLGDFVADDTNASTEDKAESFLLREEIDSMLQGLNPRERDVIILRFGLETGHPLTLEEVGKRFNVTRERIRQIETAALRKLRNPSKSKKIRDFLP
- a CDS encoding cation:dicarboxylate symporter family transporter is translated as MGMVLVASVTGIVIGMLFGIGKGATLVEGGAATAKEITPVATTIKNLIPGNIVGAMVDSNIIGLVIFSAFLGLAIWWINYESKEAAKPLYHLINAAHKAMINMALLILDYMPWAVIALLANTIAQRGLSSILEVGKFIIALYVAAAVQFTIQLILLAVNGLNPMTYVKKSYATMLMAFTSRSSVGCLPMTIETLTKKLGVNQGTASFVAGFGTTAGMQGCAGIFPSLLIIYVCNVTGTPVDITMIVMTIFVVTIGSLGIAGIPGTATMAASVGLSGVGMGAQFAMVSPILAIDPIIDMPRTMLNVTGSLTNALVVDKYMESLNMTAYNDMSLNQQEKRS